One window from the genome of Candidatus Binatota bacterium encodes:
- the gspE gene encoding type II secretion system protein GspE — protein MESEAGEKTVQSGLEDALLKSGKVSPEELRNVRRVSLEKGERIERMLVDLGFLSEEDLLPILSAYHGVELVEADAIPDPPAEVPGVSLEFMRGARILPMRIENGSLTLAMADTGDRAVVEAVQQVSGLRVNPVLVRPRDLQEKFNTMFGTLESTDTEGEGVEFLNEDEESVEHLRDMASEAPVIRLVNQVLSRAVEQRASDIHVEPFENELRIRYRVDGVLHDIDSPPRSQAAAIISRIKLMAKLNIAERRLPQDGRIKLRLVGREIDLRVSSLPTLYGESVVMRILDRSSISVDLTGLGLPQATLDEFTGMIIQPHGLVLVTGPTGSGKTTTLYAALDKINSSEKKIITIEDPVEYQLAGVNQIHVKSQIGLTFASGLRSIVRQDPDVIMVGEIRDAETAEIAIQAALTGHLVFSTLHTNDAAGAISRLLEMGVEDYLLASSLIGVMAQRLVRRLCPDCKQPVKAGSELAGELAEVEDSASSVYDSGGCPACSGTGFRGRCGIYELLQVDDSTRAQILSRASASEIKNKAVESGMRSLRDDGWRTVKNGVTSVAEVLRVTQDEGPTA, from the coding sequence ATCGAAAGCGAGGCTGGCGAAAAAACGGTCCAGTCCGGTCTTGAGGACGCCCTGCTCAAATCGGGCAAGGTCAGCCCCGAAGAACTCCGCAACGTAAGGCGCGTGTCGCTGGAGAAGGGCGAGCGTATTGAGCGTATGCTGGTGGACCTGGGTTTCCTGTCGGAGGAAGACCTGCTCCCCATACTCTCGGCTTACCACGGAGTAGAGCTGGTCGAAGCCGACGCGATTCCCGACCCTCCTGCCGAAGTCCCGGGTGTGTCGCTCGAATTTATGCGAGGTGCCCGTATCCTTCCCATGCGCATCGAGAATGGTAGCCTTACCCTGGCCATGGCCGATACCGGGGACAGGGCGGTGGTCGAAGCTGTTCAACAGGTGAGCGGCTTGCGGGTGAACCCGGTGCTGGTCCGGCCGCGCGACCTGCAGGAAAAGTTCAACACCATGTTCGGCACTCTCGAGAGCACCGACACGGAAGGAGAGGGGGTCGAGTTTCTTAACGAGGACGAGGAGTCGGTTGAGCACTTGCGCGACATGGCCAGCGAAGCTCCGGTCATCAGGCTGGTCAACCAGGTGCTGTCGCGCGCGGTCGAACAACGCGCGTCGGATATTCACGTTGAGCCCTTCGAGAACGAGCTGCGTATAAGGTACCGCGTGGACGGGGTGCTGCACGACATAGATTCGCCGCCGCGCAGCCAGGCGGCTGCCATAATCTCGAGGATCAAGCTCATGGCGAAACTGAACATCGCCGAGCGTCGCTTGCCCCAGGATGGTCGTATCAAGCTGCGGCTGGTCGGCCGTGAGATCGACCTCAGGGTGTCGAGCCTGCCTACGCTTTACGGCGAGAGCGTGGTCATGAGGATCCTGGACCGCTCCAGTATATCGGTGGACCTCACGGGCCTCGGGCTGCCCCAGGCGACGCTGGATGAATTTACGGGGATGATCATCCAACCGCACGGGCTCGTGCTGGTGACCGGGCCCACCGGCTCCGGTAAGACGACCACGTTGTACGCAGCCCTGGACAAGATCAATTCGTCGGAAAAGAAGATCATAACTATCGAGGACCCGGTCGAATACCAGCTTGCCGGCGTTAACCAGATACACGTGAAGTCGCAGATCGGCCTGACTTTCGCTAGCGGTTTGCGTTCTATTGTCCGCCAGGACCCCGACGTGATCATGGTCGGTGAGATTCGCGACGCCGAGACCGCCGAGATCGCCATACAGGCTGCCCTCACCGGTCACCTGGTGTTTTCTACCCTGCACACCAACGACGCTGCGGGAGCCATTTCGCGGTTGCTGGAGATGGGAGTGGAGGACTACCTGCTGGCCTCTTCGTTGATTGGGGTGATGGCCCAGCGCCTGGTGCGGAGATTGTGTCCGGACTGCAAGCAACCGGTCAAGGCCGGCTCGGAACTGGCCGGTGAGTTGGCCGAGGTGGAAGACTCGGCGTCCTCGGTTTATGACTCCGGTGGTTGCCCCGCGTGCTCGGGGACAGGTTTTCGTGGCCGATGCGGTATCTACGAACTACTACAGGTGGACGACTCGACGCGCGCGCAGATACTGTCGCGCGCTTCGGCGAGCGAGATCAAGAACAAGGCTGTCGAGTCGGGCATGAGGTCGCTGAGGGACGACGGCTGGCGGACGGTCAAGAACGGGGTCACCAGCGTGGCCGAGGTCCTGAGGGTTACGCAGGACGAAGGTCCGACGGCCTGA
- a CDS encoding glycosyltransferase: protein MRYLRTTTGGRLDARADTVARFGERDQEQGCRVGHEVAEGRRLADGQERGHQRGRGPEGYAGRRSDGLNSGDTVTSVPLVNCVAIVPAWRNAGTIVSTLRSLLVQQPLSPRRVIVVVSPGDDTACRARSIAGVEVVEVAERLLAGTARNLGRGMAGDVDQLLFVDADCTLESGALCELQIAMQGQDLVAAGAGIDRDNHGLVSWLRHSLEFKELDRGAPVSECGPLASAALLCRAEAFDRAGGFPDAWPGEDTALLHSLRATGGRARLVPSARARHRHPAGLARALRHQWLLGAGSARARLSADMPGSRFARNPLLGLLLFPGRVGRGLVWFLRYRRSELPLFLIAGPLYICGVAVWTIGFVATSWRESPGRGGRVFFDGVDSGRTSK from the coding sequence ATGCGGTATCTACGAACTACTACAGGTGGACGACTCGACGCGCGCGCAGATACTGTCGCGCGCTTCGGCGAGCGAGATCAAGAACAAGGCTGTCGAGTCGGGCATGAGGTCGCTGAGGGACGACGGCTGGCGGACGGTCAAGAACGGGGTCACCAGCGTGGCCGAGGTCCTGAGGGTTACGCAGGACGAAGGTCCGACGGCCTGAACAGCGGCGATACCGTTACCAGCGTTCCGCTTGTCAACTGCGTTGCTATCGTGCCGGCCTGGCGCAATGCCGGCACCATTGTTTCTACACTGCGCTCGTTGCTCGTCCAGCAACCACTATCACCTCGACGGGTGATAGTCGTTGTTTCACCTGGAGACGACACCGCTTGCAGGGCACGATCGATCGCGGGAGTCGAAGTGGTCGAAGTGGCCGAGCGCTTGCTCGCCGGTACTGCTCGCAATCTCGGCAGGGGAATGGCTGGCGATGTAGATCAACTGCTGTTCGTAGACGCTGACTGCACTCTCGAGAGCGGCGCTTTGTGCGAGTTGCAAATCGCCATGCAGGGGCAAGACCTCGTGGCGGCTGGTGCTGGCATCGACAGGGATAATCATGGCCTGGTGAGCTGGTTGCGCCACAGCCTGGAGTTCAAGGAGCTTGACCGTGGTGCCCCGGTGAGCGAGTGCGGGCCGCTCGCCTCCGCGGCTCTGTTGTGTCGGGCCGAAGCCTTCGACCGGGCAGGGGGGTTTCCAGACGCCTGGCCGGGCGAGGACACGGCTTTGTTGCATTCACTGCGAGCCACGGGTGGCCGTGCTCGCCTGGTACCCAGCGCGCGGGCCCGCCATCGTCACCCGGCGGGCCTGGCCCGTGCGCTGCGGCACCAGTGGCTGCTCGGCGCCGGCTCGGCGCGCGCGAGACTTTCGGCTGATATGCCGGGCAGCCGTTTTGCCCGCAATCCGCTGCTGGGCCTGTTGCTGTTCCCCGGCAGGGTCGGCCGGGGCCTGGTCTGGTTCCTGCGCTACCGCCGATCTGAATTGCCGCTTTTTCTTATAGCCGGTCCGCTGTACATATGTGGGGTTGCCGTCTGGACCATCGGTTTCGTCGCCACATCGTGGCGCGAGTCGCCTGGCCGGGGCGGACGGGTTTTCTTCGACGGTGTCGACAGCGGCCGAACCAGCAAATAA